The Limnospira fusiformis SAG 85.79 genomic interval GGTAGGGTGGCAAAGTCACCTAGCCGTTTGGTGTCGTCGCATTGCCCCCTGGGTAATGAACAAAGTCTTAAAAATGGCATCTCCCCTTTCTCGGAATTATCCCGAGTCTCCCACAGCTTGGCGGCGAGTAGGTGCTGCTTCCCGCTAACCTCTCATTGCACAATGGATAATTAATCATCTGGTAGGGGCGGGTTCCGCAGTTAATTCGATTTCTGAAAAATCATATTACTAAACCCCCCCTATCCCATACTGATCATAATTCTGACAGTCACAGCATCTTCTTTGCTAGAATTATTGACTGTTCATTCTCATTTGAGCAATCATCAACATGATGTTAAACGGTCTAGCCACTGAACTTTCAGGCATTGTAGTTTCCTTGAATGGAATTTTAACAGGATTTTGTCAACTGTTGGCACTGTTTGTAATTGCCATTGGCGTGACCCGTGCTTTAGTGATTTTTATTAAAGATGCCTTATTTAAAGGTCAGGCTACCGAAGCCTTTCAACGAGGCCGTTTAGTCATGGGTTATTCATTTTCCCTAGCCCTCAGTTTTTTAATTGGAGCCACTATTTTAAAAACCATGATTTCTAGCCGTTGGGATGATATCGCCCGGTTAGCTGCTATTATTGCCGTGCGAACTGTCCTAAATTATCTACTACTTCAGGCAATTAGCAAGGCAACTCCAGAAGTTGAACAAATTAGCACTCCCGCCGAAACTTAATCAAAAACTACAGATAATCTCACCAGAAAAAACCTGTCAATTGCTGAGTAATCCGCCATTATGCCCGCCCTAGAGGGGACAAGCATATAGCTGACCCCCCTTGAGTCTGTCAGTCTTAAAAAGAGTAGGCTGTCTGTAATGCCCACCAAATTAGAAGGCCGATACTACCCAAAATCAGTAGTGAAGAAACAATCACAACCGTAGGGCTATCTGCTCCCTTAAACTTCATAATTCCTCTATCTAGGTCTGATGGCATATACACTTCCTCCTACTTTAAGTTTTGTTTGAGTCCAACTAAGCAGGTTGGAGATCGTCGCTCTTCACCTACCTAGATTTTACCCAAACAATAATTATACAATATCTAATGCTTGCTAGGTATAGTTTTCCCTTGACAATGCCCCCAGCCGATCGCCTACCTAGGGGAGACTGGTTAAGTTAGCTAGTCCTCCCCCCTTGACCTCTGCCAAGACCTCTGCCAAATTGTCAGAAATCTATTATAATGGTGACTTTGATATTTTCACTGACATTAAAAACACCATTTTCGCAGTCATGGCTACTTTTCGAGAAATTTGTCAATACTATCGAGATTATCGTTTATTAGCAATTCTTAGTATCAGTGCATCGAGTTTTTTTGAACTAATTGATTTGCTAGTACCATATACGATCGGACAGATTTTAAATGTCCTGTCTGGTCAAGGTGCAGATGGCTTCATACAGTTAACAGTCACAGCGATCGCCTCCGCCACTGGGCTACCAGACCAACAGACCACAGCTTTAATCATATTACTAGGTATCATTTTTTTAGTCACCGTTATCAAAGCACCTATTCAGCCTTGGTTAGGCTCATGGTTTCACTGGTTAATCCCCCTAGCTGCGCGGCGAGACC includes:
- a CDS encoding DUF1622 domain-containing protein, which gives rise to MMLNGLATELSGIVVSLNGILTGFCQLLALFVIAIGVTRALVIFIKDALFKGQATEAFQRGRLVMGYSFSLALSFLIGATILKTMISSRWDDIARLAAIIAVRTVLNYLLLQAISKATPEVEQISTPAET